From the Burkholderia sp. GAS332 genome, one window contains:
- a CDS encoding hemolysin D — translation MKSLRLQALGDLFARYAAVFHSAWDIRHQFESPERTSHELAFLPAQLELVETPVHPAPRWVMRIIVLLAVLILLIGIFGRLDIVVSAKGKFVPNERVKVIQPAITGVVREILVRDGQQVAAGQLLVKLDTTQAAADAHKAVSSKLDAELGAARATALLAAQHENHPPVVARVDGAPENRMQEAQRFAEGAYREYQDKIDSAQAELRKQEAALDSTRQEVAKLQATAPLARQQADSYRSLAGDKYVAQSDYLDKEQTALGQEHELAAQLSHARELAAGITEQRAEIESAMSKFRHDQLDELEKDTQQATQSRDDETKAQTRQGLLSLSAPVSGTVQQLATHTLGGVVTTAQSLMEVVPDDTLEVEAQLENKDIGFVDVGQTVAVKVEAFPYTRYGFITGTVVSVSNDAVQDKKLGLTFPVRIRLSTNRIHVENKWITLTPGMEVTADIRTGKRSVAGYFLGPLMESAQESMRER, via the coding sequence ATGAAATCTTTGCGATTGCAGGCGCTGGGCGACCTGTTCGCCCGCTACGCCGCCGTGTTCCACAGTGCGTGGGACATCCGTCACCAGTTCGAATCTCCCGAGCGGACATCTCACGAACTCGCGTTTCTGCCGGCCCAGCTCGAACTGGTCGAGACGCCGGTGCATCCTGCGCCGCGCTGGGTGATGCGCATCATCGTCCTGCTCGCGGTACTGATCCTGCTAATCGGCATCTTCGGCAGACTGGACATCGTGGTATCAGCGAAGGGGAAGTTTGTCCCTAACGAGCGAGTCAAGGTGATCCAGCCTGCGATAACGGGCGTGGTCCGTGAGATTCTCGTGCGTGACGGCCAGCAGGTTGCAGCCGGACAGTTGCTGGTGAAGCTCGACACCACCCAGGCTGCAGCAGATGCGCACAAGGCCGTATCGTCGAAACTCGATGCCGAACTCGGCGCGGCCCGTGCGACTGCATTGCTCGCCGCGCAGCATGAGAATCACCCCCCCGTGGTCGCGCGCGTTGACGGAGCGCCGGAAAACCGGATGCAGGAAGCGCAGCGCTTCGCCGAAGGCGCATATCGCGAGTATCAGGACAAGATCGATAGCGCGCAGGCTGAACTGCGCAAGCAGGAGGCCGCGCTAGATTCGACTCGGCAGGAGGTCGCGAAGCTCCAGGCCACGGCGCCGCTTGCACGTCAGCAGGCCGATTCCTACAGGTCGCTAGCAGGCGACAAGTACGTTGCGCAGAGCGACTATCTCGACAAGGAGCAAACCGCACTTGGCCAGGAGCATGAGCTGGCCGCACAGCTGAGCCACGCCCGTGAACTCGCCGCGGGTATTACAGAACAACGCGCGGAGATCGAATCGGCGATGTCCAAATTCAGGCATGACCAGCTTGATGAGCTGGAGAAGGATACCCAACAGGCCACTCAAAGCCGGGATGATGAGACCAAGGCGCAAACCCGTCAGGGACTGTTGAGCCTGAGCGCCCCGGTTTCGGGTACCGTCCAGCAACTGGCCACACATACTCTGGGTGGCGTGGTGACGACGGCCCAGTCGCTGATGGAGGTCGTGCCCGACGATACGCTGGAAGTAGAGGCGCAACTGGAGAACAAGGATATCGGCTTTGTCGATGTGGGCCAGACGGTCGCGGTTAAGGTTGAAGCCTTTCCGTACACCCGCTACGGATTCATTACAGGGACCGTTGTGTCTGTTTCGAACGATGCGGTACAGGACAAAAAACTCGGATTGACCTTTCCGGTGCGCATCCGCCTGTCAACCAACCGGATTCACGTGGAAAACAAGTGGATCACGCTGACGCCCGGGATGGAAGTGACGGCGGACATCAGGACGGGCAAGCGCAGCGTCGCAGGGTACTTCCTCGGTCCATTGATGGAGAGCGCGCAGGAGAGCATGCGTGAGCGCTAG
- a CDS encoding outer membrane protein, producing MSARQIVLAGCAAMNLISPSVHAFDPLRTAGGISATPAGVIVPDAAGCDFGPPARPLPLGEAVERALCSNPKTREAWVDVKAQAAGVGVARAAYLPTISGNGQIVRDNSVTDVTGHPNLSSSTLATVRSESVSLNWTLYDFGARGAALRNASALLAAAQSTQTATLQSLFVLVAKDYYAAQAAAGALAAATDVERMANDSAKAALARVDRGIAPISDALQSQTAYAQAVLNRIKAQGTWRASEGTLASDLDLSPDMPLELPTVTDGVQPDAAFAQSVGELIDEARHAHPAVMAAQAQVDAAAAKVDQTRAEGLPNLSLVSKYSRNNQPATLGLGIPEFPATGREWYVGVQLTIPFFEGFSRTYQVRQTQAQLEKQQDALDDARQQVGLEVWNSYQAVQTSTDTVKDSEALMDIANRSFTAARHRYQAGVGNILELLNAQTALANAQQQRVQALADWRAARLRLAGSLGRLGPADMQPPIP from the coding sequence GTGAGCGCTAGGCAGATTGTATTGGCTGGCTGTGCGGCAATGAACCTGATCTCACCGTCGGTGCACGCCTTCGACCCGCTCCGCACAGCGGGCGGGATTTCAGCGACGCCTGCCGGCGTGATCGTACCCGACGCTGCCGGATGTGACTTTGGCCCACCCGCCAGGCCGCTCCCTCTGGGTGAAGCCGTTGAACGGGCGTTATGCAGCAATCCGAAAACACGCGAGGCGTGGGTCGACGTCAAGGCGCAGGCAGCGGGCGTGGGGGTTGCCCGGGCAGCGTATCTGCCGACGATCTCCGGAAATGGACAGATCGTGCGCGACAACTCCGTGACCGATGTCACGGGCCATCCAAACCTGAGCTCCTCAACTCTTGCGACTGTTCGTTCAGAGAGCGTGTCGCTAAACTGGACGCTTTATGACTTCGGCGCCCGCGGGGCGGCACTAAGGAATGCGTCCGCACTCCTGGCTGCGGCGCAGTCGACGCAAACTGCCACGCTCCAGAGTCTGTTCGTGCTGGTGGCTAAAGACTATTACGCAGCGCAGGCCGCCGCAGGCGCGCTTGCGGCCGCGACCGACGTCGAGCGAATGGCGAACGACAGCGCGAAAGCTGCCTTAGCGCGCGTCGACAGGGGAATTGCGCCGATCTCCGATGCGCTGCAGTCACAGACTGCCTACGCGCAGGCGGTGCTGAACCGGATCAAGGCTCAGGGCACGTGGCGCGCGAGCGAAGGAACCCTGGCATCGGATCTCGATCTGTCGCCGGACATGCCGCTGGAACTGCCGACGGTCACGGATGGCGTCCAGCCCGATGCCGCCTTTGCCCAATCGGTTGGCGAGCTGATTGACGAAGCGAGGCACGCTCATCCGGCCGTGATGGCGGCCCAAGCCCAGGTGGATGCGGCGGCGGCGAAAGTCGACCAAACGCGTGCGGAAGGTCTGCCGAACCTCAGTCTTGTGTCGAAGTACAGCCGGAACAACCAGCCAGCCACGTTAGGACTGGGGATTCCGGAATTTCCAGCCACGGGTCGGGAGTGGTACGTCGGGGTGCAGTTAACGATTCCGTTCTTCGAAGGCTTCAGCCGCACGTATCAGGTCCGTCAGACGCAGGCGCAGCTCGAAAAGCAGCAGGACGCGCTGGACGACGCGCGCCAGCAGGTTGGGCTCGAAGTCTGGAACAGCTATCAGGCCGTTCAGACCTCGACCGATACGGTAAAGGACAGCGAAGCGCTGATGGATATTGCGAACCGATCGTTTACCGCCGCCCGGCACCGCTACCAGGCCGGTGTCGGCAACATCCTCGAACTGCTCAATGCGCAGACCGCGCTAGCCAACGCGCAACAGCAACGCGTGCAGGCACTCGCAGACTGGCGGGCCGCGCGGCTGCGACTGGCAGGCAGTCTCGGGCGGCTCGGTCCCGCGGATATGCAGCCACCGATTCCCTAG
- a CDS encoding Transposase zinc-binding domain-containing protein, whose amino-acid sequence MRPAIEVADIFRRCGPQYRHTHAEGLSRAQRRVMSAIELCRTAALGAHLEQCNTCSHQRITYNSCRHRACPKCQSLARAQWLERRRAELLSSVEYFHVVFTLPEPIAALALQNRKTLYDLLFRASAETLHTIAADPKHLGAEIGFITILHTWGQNLLHHPHVHCVVPGGGIAPDGERWIACRPGFFLPVRVLSRLFRRLFLEQLRRAFDAGALRFHGQLEPLRDPRAFAAWLAPAGHADWVVYAKPPFGGAEHVLDYLGRYTHRVAISNNRLLAFDERTVQFRWKDYRHEARQRTMTLAAEEFIRRFLLHVLPGGFKRIRSYGWMANCHRSDRLATCRQLLGVEAPAAASAEPSEDYRDRYQRLTGRSLRDCPVCGTGHMLRIESMPGSLPRAPPGSVHAH is encoded by the coding sequence ATGCGGCCGGCGATCGAAGTGGCGGACATCTTCCGCCGCTGCGGACCTCAGTACCGGCACACCCATGCCGAGGGGCTCAGTCGTGCCCAGCGTCGCGTGATGAGCGCCATCGAACTGTGTCGTACCGCCGCGCTCGGCGCCCATCTCGAGCAGTGCAATACGTGCTCACATCAGCGCATCACCTACAACTCGTGCCGGCATCGCGCCTGCCCGAAGTGCCAGTCGCTCGCCCGTGCGCAATGGCTCGAACGTCGGCGCGCGGAACTCCTCTCATCGGTCGAGTACTTCCATGTCGTCTTCACGCTTCCCGAACCCATCGCCGCGCTCGCCTTGCAGAACAGGAAGACGCTCTACGATCTGCTGTTTCGCGCCAGCGCCGAGACGCTGCACACGATCGCCGCCGATCCGAAGCACCTGGGTGCCGAGATCGGCTTCATCACAATCCTGCATACGTGGGGGCAGAATCTGCTGCATCATCCCCATGTGCATTGCGTTGTGCCAGGCGGTGGCATCGCCCCGGACGGCGAGCGCTGGATCGCCTGCCGTCCTGGCTTCTTCCTGCCCGTGCGGGTGCTCTCACGGCTCTTTCGCCGATTGTTTCTCGAACAGCTGCGCCGCGCGTTTGACGCCGGCGCGCTGCGCTTCCATGGCCAGCTTGAGCCGTTGCGTGACCCGCGAGCGTTCGCCGCCTGGCTCGCGCCCGCGGGTCACGCGGATTGGGTCGTCTACGCGAAACCACCGTTTGGTGGCGCCGAACACGTGCTCGACTACCTGGGCCGCTACACCCATCGCGTCGCCATCTCCAATAACCGGCTGCTTGCCTTCGACGAGCGCACCGTGCAGTTCCGCTGGAAGGACTACCGGCACGAGGCCAGGCAAAGGACCATGACGCTCGCGGCCGAAGAGTTCATTCGCCGCTTCCTGCTGCATGTGCTGCCCGGGGGCTTCAAGCGCATCCGCAGCTACGGATGGATGGCCAACTGCCACCGGTCTGACAGGCTCGCTACCTGCCGGCAACTGCTCGGCGTCGAGGCTCCCGCCGCTGCGTCAGCCGAGCCCAGCGAAGACTACCGTGACCGCTACCAGCGACTGACCGGTAGGTCGCTGCGCGACTGCCCCGTGTGCGGCACGGGCCACATGCTCCGCATTGAAAGTATGCCCGGTAGCCTCCCACGAGCCCCGCCAGGTTCCGTTCATGCGCACTAG
- a CDS encoding Site-specific recombinase XerD, with the protein MTPLRQRMLHDMQIRNLADNTQRSYLLQVSSFARHFRRSPELLGPEEIRAWLIYLREERKLAPASLHPTIGALRFLYRVTLKRDWSDEDFPLPKKPLRLPVILSLDEVTTFFDAIPSLKYRAILMTAYAAGLRISEVAHLKTTDIDSQRMVIRVNQGKNRRDRFVMLSPRLLEILRTYWLNAHPRDWLFPGDIPGHPITTAAIWQACNRARQRSGIQKPITPHVLRHAFATHLLEAGTDVRKIQLLMGHRSLATTSRYLTVATSTVCSTTSPFDLLPHPAPIPSAPAVPEDV; encoded by the coding sequence ATGACGCCACTGCGTCAACGTATGTTGCACGACATGCAGATCCGTAATCTCGCCGATAATACTCAGCGATCCTATCTTCTTCAGGTTTCAAGCTTCGCCCGGCACTTCCGCCGTTCGCCCGAGTTACTGGGTCCCGAGGAGATACGGGCCTGGCTCATCTATCTTCGGGAAGAGCGCAAGCTAGCGCCCGCCAGTCTCCACCCAACGATCGGTGCACTGCGCTTCCTCTACCGCGTGACGCTTAAGCGCGACTGGAGCGACGAGGACTTTCCATTGCCGAAGAAGCCGCTGAGACTCCCCGTCATCCTGAGCCTTGATGAGGTAACAACCTTTTTCGACGCTATTCCCAGCCTGAAGTACCGTGCCATTCTGATGACCGCATATGCCGCCGGTCTTCGAATTTCAGAAGTGGCGCACCTGAAGACCACCGATATCGACAGCCAGCGCATGGTCATCCGCGTGAACCAGGGGAAGAACCGCAGGGATCGCTTCGTGATGCTCTCACCACGGCTGCTCGAGATCCTGCGAACATACTGGCTCAATGCTCACCCTCGCGACTGGCTTTTTCCCGGCGACATCCCCGGACACCCGATTACCACTGCCGCGATCTGGCAGGCATGCAACAGGGCACGGCAGCGCAGCGGCATCCAGAAACCGATTACGCCGCATGTGTTGAGGCACGCGTTCGCCACTCATCTGCTCGAAGCCGGTACTGATGTGCGCAAGATCCAACTGCTCATGGGCCATAGGTCCCTTGCCACCACTTCGCGGTACCTGACGGTGGCCACGAGCACCGTGTGCTCCACCACCAGCCCCTTCGACCTGCTTCCGCACCCCGCACCCATTCCGTCTGCGCCCGCTGTGCCAGAGGACGTCTGA
- a CDS encoding phasin family protein yields the protein MYFSTMEHLGWMQSDSVSDAFSLAQQAFHGFEKLVELNQQVIKATLTESEQAWQAATSGKTPVELWVHQANAARPIAEKALSYHRQLRGIATDTQAEFLKLIETRFEHHNIKLQAFVDGVARNAPAGSEAAVTALRSTVSSAGIAYDTVLKAAHAIAKAQGKQALTKATASGFAKPRDNASED from the coding sequence GTGTACTTTTCGACGATGGAACATCTTGGCTGGATGCAAAGTGACAGCGTTTCCGACGCGTTTTCGTTGGCGCAGCAAGCATTCCATGGGTTTGAAAAACTCGTCGAGTTGAATCAGCAAGTAATCAAGGCGACTCTCACCGAGAGCGAACAGGCCTGGCAGGCGGCGACGTCTGGCAAGACGCCAGTCGAACTATGGGTTCATCAAGCCAATGCCGCGCGTCCGATCGCGGAGAAAGCGCTTTCGTATCACCGTCAACTACGTGGCATTGCGACTGATACACAAGCCGAGTTTCTGAAATTAATCGAGACTCGATTCGAGCATCACAACATCAAACTGCAAGCGTTTGTCGACGGTGTTGCGAGAAATGCTCCTGCGGGTTCTGAGGCTGCCGTTACGGCGTTGAGGTCGACGGTTTCCAGTGCCGGCATTGCGTATGACACGGTGCTTAAGGCCGCGCACGCGATCGCAAAGGCGCAGGGGAAACAAGCCTTGACCAAGGCGACAGCGTCGGGTTTTGCAAAGCCCCGCGACAATGCCAGTGAAGACTAG
- a CDS encoding Site-specific recombinase XerD, whose amino-acid sequence MTSPQANASPLRQRMIDDMHMRQLSPKTQDIYLRIVREFARFLGRSPDTATVEDLRRYQLHLVDHGTSPVSLNHAITGLKFFFGVTLDRPDLMVRMHPVRVPRTLPVVLSPDEVRRLIEAAGNLKHQTALSVAYGAGLRASEVVALKVGDIDSQRMTLRIEQGKGRRDRYAMLSPVLLERLRVWWHVARAQGRMLDGGWLFPGLDPVDALSTRQLNRAIHAAAEAAHIDKRVSMHTLRHSFATHLLEQKVDIRVIQVLLGHAKLENTALYVQVATDLLHEVTSPLDRLPSE is encoded by the coding sequence ATGACCTCCCCACAGGCAAACGCCAGTCCACTGCGCCAGCGCATGATCGACGACATGCACATGCGCCAGTTGTCGCCGAAGACACAGGACATCTATCTGCGCATCGTGCGCGAATTCGCCCGGTTTCTCGGGCGCTCACCTGACACGGCCACCGTCGAGGACCTGCGGCGCTACCAGCTGCATCTCGTCGATCACGGCACATCGCCCGTGTCGCTCAATCATGCCATCACCGGCCTGAAGTTCTTCTTCGGGGTCACGCTCGACCGGCCTGACCTGATGGTCAGGATGCACCCCGTGCGCGTGCCCCGCACACTGCCCGTCGTGCTCAGTCCCGATGAAGTGCGCCGCCTCATCGAGGCGGCCGGCAACCTCAAGCACCAGACCGCCCTGTCAGTCGCCTACGGCGCAGGACTGCGCGCAAGCGAAGTGGTGGCCCTGAAGGTCGGCGACATCGACAGTCAACGTATGACGCTGCGCATCGAGCAGGGCAAGGGTCGTCGGGACCGCTACGCCATGCTCTCGCCGGTGCTGCTCGAGCGCCTGCGCGTCTGGTGGCACGTAGCCCGGGCCCAGGGCAGGATGCTGGATGGTGGGTGGCTCTTTCCCGGGCTCGATCCCGTGGACGCGCTCAGCACGCGACAGTTGAACCGCGCCATCCATGCCGCCGCGGAGGCCGCACACATCGACAAGCGCGTATCCATGCATACCTTGAGGCACAGTTTTGCGACACATCTGCTCGAACAGAAGGTGGACATCCGCGTGATCCAGGTACTGCTCGGCCACGCGAAGCTCGAGAACACCGCGCTCTACGTCCAGGTGGCCACCGACCTGCTGCACGAGGTCACCAGTCCGCTGGACCGCCTGCCCTCCGAGTAA
- a CDS encoding Transposase zinc-binding domain-containing protein, producing the protein MLEVADIFRSHGPAWRATAHLSLGQLKVMSAIEQCRTAALGGHVLRCSGCDHIEVEYNSCLMGSSA; encoded by the coding sequence ATGCTGGAGGTTGCGGATATCTTCCGCAGCCACGGGCCAGCGTGGCGGGCAACCGCACACCTGAGCCTGGGGCAGCTGAAGGTCATGTCGGCCATCGAACAGTGCCGCACCGCGGCGCTGGGCGGGCACGTGCTGCGCTGTTCGGGGTGCGACCACATCGAGGTCGAGTACAACTCCTGCCTTATGGGAAGTTCTGCCTAA
- a CDS encoding Site-specific recombinase XerD, giving the protein MLDTYLVAPKTLKRLRSGPSGAFIDDFADALDRDGYSAASAVRYLRAADHLGRFMLAHGGTLADAGPQTPEIFYRHLPTCTCPEAKGGKANHHLYFGAKRFREYLIEIGVCQDNKPSIAEIREPEIVSGFRRWLHTHRGAKASTIRLYCRDAAVMVEVLGSDATRWDAKHVRTFLLNSACNCGIGTAEKLVTSARAFLRYLGVQGLCRAGLDQAVPALAHWRLATLPRCLSADEVERLIAACDGNSRGRLRDRAIVLLLVRLGVRAGDLANLRMSDIEWETGTLRVSGKGRYEVRLPLPQDAGEALLRYIESRPRVACSDHVFVRNIAPFKPFISGDCISSVVKRALKRAGVSSPAKGAHLLRHTAATEMLRHGLPLDQIGQVLRHRGIDTTAYYAKVDVALLRQIAQPWPEVMK; this is encoded by the coding sequence ATGCTAGACACATACCTGGTGGCACCCAAAACCTTGAAACGCCTGCGCTCCGGGCCCAGCGGAGCCTTCATTGATGACTTTGCTGATGCGCTCGACCGGGACGGATACTCCGCGGCCAGCGCCGTACGTTATCTGCGAGCCGCCGACCATCTGGGCCGCTTCATGCTGGCGCACGGCGGTACCCTGGCCGATGCGGGTCCACAAACTCCAGAAATCTTCTATCGTCATCTGCCTACCTGCACCTGTCCGGAAGCAAAAGGAGGTAAAGCCAACCACCATCTGTATTTCGGTGCCAAGCGCTTTCGCGAATACCTGATTGAGATCGGCGTCTGCCAGGACAACAAGCCCTCGATTGCCGAGATTCGAGAGCCTGAGATCGTGAGCGGTTTCCGGCGATGGTTGCACACGCACCGAGGCGCGAAAGCGTCAACCATTCGACTCTACTGTCGTGATGCCGCAGTGATGGTGGAGGTGCTTGGTAGTGACGCGACCCGGTGGGACGCAAAGCACGTGCGCACGTTCCTGTTGAACAGTGCCTGCAACTGTGGCATCGGTACCGCAGAAAAGCTGGTCACCAGCGCGCGAGCCTTCCTGCGTTATCTCGGTGTTCAGGGTTTATGTCGAGCCGGACTCGATCAAGCGGTTCCGGCGTTGGCGCACTGGCGCCTGGCGACACTGCCACGGTGTCTGAGCGCTGACGAAGTTGAGCGTCTGATTGCCGCATGCGATGGCAATTCACGCGGACGCCTTCGCGATCGCGCGATTGTCCTGTTGCTGGTGCGACTCGGGGTTCGCGCTGGTGACCTGGCGAACCTTCGCATGAGCGATATCGAGTGGGAAACCGGGACGCTGCGCGTCTCGGGAAAGGGACGCTATGAAGTTCGTCTCCCGCTGCCGCAGGATGCTGGTGAGGCACTTCTGCGGTACATCGAGTCGCGACCTCGAGTTGCCTGCAGCGACCACGTCTTTGTTCGAAACATCGCCCCCTTCAAGCCGTTTATCTCAGGCGATTGCATATCGTCGGTAGTGAAGCGTGCACTAAAACGGGCCGGGGTGAGTTCGCCCGCCAAAGGCGCACATCTGCTGCGCCACACAGCGGCGACCGAGATGTTGCGTCATGGGCTTCCCCTCGACCAGATTGGCCAGGTCCTGAGGCATCGCGGCATCGATACCACGGCCTATTACGCCAAGGTCGACGTCGCGCTGCTCAGGCAAATCGCGCAGCCATGGCCGGAGGTGATGAAATGA
- a CDS encoding Site-specific recombinase XerD, with amino-acid sequence MMPAVESYLAARRAAGFKLLNADYLLRSFACFAVKRGEAHVRAQTAIDWAAEAASVAQRDARLKTVCRFARYLRTEDQTHELPPARYFGYRKTRRVPFIYSRADIERLVNAALQSGPRDTLQPQTYATLIALLSATGMRISEALNLRRADITPEGLLIRKSKFQKSRLVPLHETAAEGLQRYLTLRRRARPGDDHVFVDDDGRPLRYTVAYWMFQKLLKIAGIGTTHNGHRPRLHELRHTFAVRALEVSPEGRDRVGRHMLALATYMGHVNINATYWYLEATPELLHDIAVAAEGFLTGEQK; translated from the coding sequence ATGATGCCGGCCGTGGAGTCCTATCTTGCCGCGCGGCGTGCCGCCGGCTTCAAATTACTGAACGCAGACTATCTGTTGCGCAGCTTCGCGTGCTTTGCCGTCAAGCGCGGTGAAGCGCACGTTCGCGCGCAAACCGCAATCGACTGGGCCGCCGAGGCTGCGTCGGTGGCCCAGCGTGACGCGAGGCTAAAGACCGTGTGTCGGTTCGCCCGGTATCTGCGTACCGAAGATCAAACCCATGAGCTGCCGCCCGCCCGGTACTTTGGCTACCGAAAGACACGCCGTGTCCCGTTCATCTACTCGCGCGCCGACATCGAGCGCCTGGTCAACGCAGCCTTGCAATCGGGTCCTCGCGATACGTTGCAACCACAGACGTATGCGACATTAATCGCCCTGCTGTCCGCCACCGGCATGCGGATCTCTGAGGCCCTGAACCTGCGGCGTGCCGACATTACCCCCGAAGGATTACTCATACGAAAGAGCAAATTCCAGAAGAGCCGTCTGGTTCCACTGCACGAGACGGCGGCGGAGGGTTTGCAGAGGTACTTGACCCTGCGGCGGCGGGCCCGTCCGGGTGACGACCATGTGTTCGTTGATGACGATGGGCGCCCGCTCAGATATACGGTCGCTTATTGGATGTTCCAGAAGCTGCTGAAGATCGCCGGCATCGGCACCACCCACAACGGTCACCGTCCCCGCCTACATGAGCTCAGGCACACGTTCGCCGTCAGGGCACTGGAGGTGAGCCCGGAAGGGCGGGACCGTGTTGGGCGGCACATGCTGGCCCTTGCGACCTACATGGGTCACGTCAACATCAACGCCACCTATTGGTATCTGGAGGCAACTCCCGAGCTTCTGCATGACATTGCTGTTGCCGCAGAAGGGTTTCTCACTGGAGAACAGAAATGA
- a CDS encoding Site-specific recombinase XerD — translation MIPIAPHIVAFLRQNLAHERGASQHTCDSYACTFQLLFEFAAGRLRMTPSSLALEQLDARLISDFLEYLEDTRQNSPGTRNVRLAAIRSFFHFLEYREPAILEQARRILGIPYKKTDSRLVPYLGEEEVQALLDAPDPSTREGIRDRAMLHLAICAGLRVSELTGLQAADVVFPSMSIRVHGKGRRERALPLWKTTANALRAWIAVRGAVAVPELFVNARGEAMSRWGFAYILKCHAETARHTCPSLSKKQVSPHVLRHTCAMIVLRSTQDIRKVSLWLGHSDLATTEIYTRADPTEKLEALNAIVPPHLRRGSFRPSDKVIAMLRAKL, via the coding sequence ATGATCCCGATCGCGCCGCACATTGTGGCATTTCTTCGTCAAAACCTTGCTCATGAGAGAGGCGCTAGCCAACACACCTGCGACTCCTATGCTTGCACCTTCCAGCTCCTGTTCGAGTTTGCCGCCGGGAGACTCAGGATGACGCCGTCGTCGCTAGCGCTGGAGCAGCTCGATGCGAGACTGATCAGCGACTTCCTGGAATATCTGGAAGATACGCGCCAGAACTCGCCCGGGACTCGCAATGTCCGGTTGGCTGCAATCAGGTCCTTCTTCCACTTCCTTGAGTATCGCGAGCCCGCGATACTCGAACAGGCGCGACGAATCCTGGGCATTCCCTACAAGAAAACTGATTCACGGTTAGTGCCGTATCTGGGCGAGGAAGAGGTTCAGGCCCTGCTCGATGCGCCCGATCCGTCAACGCGCGAGGGGATCCGGGACCGGGCGATGCTGCATCTGGCCATCTGCGCTGGACTGCGTGTATCGGAACTGACGGGTTTGCAAGCCGCCGACGTTGTGTTCCCGTCGATGAGCATCCGTGTTCACGGCAAGGGTCGGCGGGAGCGCGCATTGCCCCTGTGGAAAACGACTGCTAATGCATTGCGTGCCTGGATAGCGGTACGGGGAGCTGTTGCAGTACCGGAATTGTTCGTCAATGCTCGCGGTGAAGCAATGAGTCGCTGGGGTTTCGCGTATATCCTTAAATGCCATGCTGAGACAGCTCGTCATACGTGTCCCTCGCTATCGAAGAAGCAGGTATCACCACATGTATTGAGGCATACCTGCGCAATGATAGTACTACGAAGCACTCAGGATATCCGGAAAGTGTCCTTATGGCTCGGGCATAGCGATCTGGCGACCACTGAAATCTACACTCGCGCTGACCCAACTGAGAAGCTCGAAGCCCTCAATGCGATCGTCCCACCACATTTGCGCAGGGGTTCGTTTCGGCCGTCCGACAAGGTAATCGCCATGCTCAGGGCCAAGCTTTAA